Proteins encoded in a region of the Pelmatolapia mariae isolate MD_Pm_ZW linkage group LG16_19, Pm_UMD_F_2, whole genome shotgun sequence genome:
- the myl1 gene encoding myosin light chain 1, skeletal muscle isoform: MAPKKDAKAPAKKAEPAPAPAPAPAPEPAPAPAAPAVDLSAIKVEFSADQIEDYREAFGLFDRVGDNKVAYNQIADIMRALGQNPTNKEVNKLLGNPSADDMASKRVEFEGFLPMLQAIINSPNKAGFEDYVEGLRVFDKEGNGTVMGAELRIVLSTLGEKMTEAEIDALMAGQEDENGCVNYEAFVKHIMSV; encoded by the exons ATGGCACCCAAGAAGGACGCTAAGGCTCCCGCAAAGAAAGCCGAACCTGCGCCCGCACCTGCACCAGCACCAGCGCCCGAGCCAGCTCCTGCTCCCGCAGCTCCCGCTGTCGACCTTTCCGCCATCAAG GTGGAATTCAGCGCAGACCAGATTGAAG ACTACAGGGAGGCCTTCGGTCTGTTCGACAGGGTGGGTGACAACAAGGTGGCTTACAACCAGATTGCTGACATCATGCGCGCTCTGGGACAGAACCCCACCAACAAGGAGGTGAACAAACTGCTGGGAAACCCTTCTGCTGATG ACATGGCCAGCAAGAGAGTAGAGTTTGAGGGCTTCCTGCCCATGCTCCAGGCCATCATCAACAGCCCAAACAAGGCAGGATTTGAAGACTATGTTGAGGGTCTGCGCGTCTTCGACAAGGAGGGCAACGGCACAGTGATGGGTGCTGAGCTGCGTATTGTCCTGTCAACACTCG GAGAGAAGATGACAGAGGCTGAGATTGACGCTCTCATGGCAGGACAAGAGGATGAGAACGGCTGTGTCAACTATGAGG CCTTCGTCAAGCACATCATGTCTGTGTAA